One window from the genome of Motilibacter aurantiacus encodes:
- a CDS encoding Type 1 glutamine amidotransferase-like domain-containing protein, whose protein sequence is MAAAEPTVVATSMGFRPGRRTYLEPGPVFDLMADLAGGPSRPKLCYIGTANGDQLHRRQLVREAFQGTGFQVTDLALFTMPNHDDMRAHLLDQDVVWVDGGSVAGLLAMWQLHGLGDALRAAWEAGVVLGGVSAGSLCWHVGGTTDSFGPDLRPVTNGLAFLPYGNGVHYDSERQRRPLLQRLVADGTLPLSYATDDGVGLVYRGTELVEAVADTRGVAAYRVRRVDDGRAEETRIEPRLLG, encoded by the coding sequence ATGGCCGCCGCTGAGCCCACCGTCGTCGCGACCTCGATGGGCTTCCGCCCCGGGCGACGGACGTACCTCGAGCCTGGCCCGGTCTTCGACCTCATGGCCGACCTGGCGGGCGGGCCGTCGCGCCCCAAGCTGTGCTACATCGGCACGGCCAACGGCGACCAGCTGCACCGGCGGCAGCTCGTCCGAGAAGCCTTTCAGGGAACCGGCTTTCAGGTCACGGACCTCGCTCTGTTCACCATGCCCAACCACGACGACATGCGCGCGCACCTGCTCGACCAGGACGTCGTGTGGGTCGACGGCGGCAGCGTCGCCGGCTTGCTGGCCATGTGGCAGCTGCACGGGCTCGGCGACGCGCTGCGCGCGGCGTGGGAGGCCGGTGTCGTCCTCGGCGGGGTCAGCGCGGGGTCGCTCTGCTGGCACGTCGGCGGCACCACCGACTCCTTCGGGCCGGACCTGCGGCCGGTGACGAACGGGCTGGCCTTCCTGCCGTACGGCAACGGCGTGCACTACGACAGCGAGCGGCAGCGCCGCCCGCTGCTGCAGCGGCTCGTGGCCGACGGCACGCTTCCGCTGTCCTACGCCACGGACGACGGGGTGGGGCTGGTCTACCGCGGGACCGAGCTGGTCGAGGCCGTCGCCGACACCCGTGGCGTGGCGGCGTACCGGGTGCGGCGCGTCGACGACGGGCGGGCCGAGGAGACGCGGATCGAGCCGCGCCTCCTCGGCTGA
- a CDS encoding MMPL family transporter, which produces MGVSGGLGAKLGEVVENDQAAFLPESAESTKSLLIEERFAGDQDIPAIVVWERTGGITDDDRSAIESALEEIGRVDGVAGPPEGASVSEDGEAMQALVPLPGDNSAFEELPDVVDEIQAIADRVEGTQAYVTGPGGSFADFAAAFAGIDGRLLFTALGVVFVILLLIYRSPVFVPVLLAVGGALFLAQAVVYLAADAGWITVDGQSQGILSVLVVGAGTDYALLLISRYKEELHTHDSAWLAIRGALRGATPPIVASGVTVILGLLCLLLSDLNSNQSLGPVAAIGIACSMLSMLVFLPALLVTLGRHWFWPFVPRHDEAPAAGRGLWGKVAALVGSRARVVAAATAVVLIGLAAAIFRLDATGLTTEEQFTNEVPSVLGQEVLGAHFPGGTGTPASVIGPQGDADRILQVVQSDPGVAQAFVVPEAPPGAGAQEGAPPKVVDGQVQVQAVLSDAPDSPAAEDTILRLRSAVDQVGTDVLVGGTTAVTYDVKQESARDTRVIIPVVLLVIFVVLAVLLRAFVAPLLLVATVVLSFAATLGVCALVFEFLFDFAGADPSFPLFAFVFLVALGIDYNIFLMTRVREETAHHGTRAGTLRGLAVTGGVITSAGVVLAATFAALGVLPLVFLAELGFAVAFGVLLDTLVVRSLLVPALVHQLGDRVWWPFGPPRPSGHRRPVEPAREPVDA; this is translated from the coding sequence ATGGGGGTCTCCGGCGGGCTCGGCGCCAAGCTCGGTGAGGTGGTGGAGAACGACCAGGCCGCCTTCCTCCCCGAGTCCGCTGAGTCGACCAAGTCGCTCCTGATCGAGGAGCGCTTCGCCGGCGACCAGGACATCCCCGCCATCGTGGTCTGGGAGCGCACCGGCGGGATCACCGACGACGACCGCTCTGCCATCGAGTCGGCGCTGGAGGAGATCGGCCGCGTCGACGGGGTCGCCGGGCCGCCGGAAGGGGCCTCGGTGTCCGAGGACGGCGAGGCCATGCAGGCGCTCGTCCCGCTGCCCGGGGACAACTCGGCGTTCGAGGAGCTGCCCGACGTCGTCGACGAGATCCAGGCGATCGCCGACCGGGTCGAGGGCACGCAGGCGTACGTCACCGGCCCCGGCGGCAGCTTCGCCGACTTCGCCGCCGCGTTCGCGGGCATCGACGGCCGGCTGCTGTTCACGGCGCTCGGTGTCGTCTTCGTCATCCTGCTGCTGATCTACCGCAGCCCCGTGTTCGTGCCCGTCCTGCTGGCCGTCGGCGGCGCGCTCTTCCTGGCCCAGGCCGTGGTCTACCTGGCCGCGGACGCCGGCTGGATCACGGTCGACGGCCAGAGCCAGGGCATCCTGTCGGTCCTGGTCGTGGGCGCGGGCACGGACTACGCGCTGCTGCTGATCAGCCGCTACAAGGAAGAGCTGCATACGCACGACTCGGCCTGGCTGGCGATCCGCGGCGCCCTGCGCGGTGCCACCCCGCCGATCGTCGCCTCCGGCGTGACGGTCATCCTCGGCCTGCTCTGCCTGCTGCTCTCGGACCTCAACAGCAACCAGTCGCTCGGCCCGGTCGCCGCCATCGGCATCGCGTGCTCGATGCTCTCGATGCTGGTCTTCCTCCCCGCGCTGCTCGTCACCCTCGGCCGGCACTGGTTCTGGCCCTTCGTGCCCCGTCACGACGAGGCCCCTGCGGCGGGCCGCGGCCTGTGGGGCAAGGTCGCGGCCCTGGTCGGCAGCAGGGCCCGGGTGGTCGCCGCCGCGACCGCCGTCGTGCTGATCGGCCTCGCGGCCGCGATCTTCCGGCTGGACGCCACCGGCCTGACCACCGAGGAGCAGTTCACGAACGAGGTGCCGTCGGTCCTCGGTCAGGAGGTTCTCGGCGCGCACTTCCCGGGCGGCACCGGGACGCCCGCCAGCGTGATCGGGCCGCAGGGCGACGCGGACCGCATCCTGCAGGTCGTGCAGTCCGACCCGGGGGTCGCGCAGGCCTTCGTGGTGCCCGAGGCGCCCCCCGGCGCCGGCGCACAGGAGGGGGCGCCCCCGAAGGTCGTCGACGGGCAGGTCCAGGTGCAGGCCGTGCTGAGCGACGCGCCGGACTCGCCGGCTGCCGAGGACACGATCCTGCGGCTGCGCTCGGCGGTGGACCAGGTCGGGACGGACGTGCTCGTCGGCGGAACGACCGCAGTGACGTACGACGTCAAGCAGGAGTCGGCACGCGACACCCGCGTCATCATCCCCGTGGTGCTCCTGGTGATCTTCGTGGTCCTCGCGGTGCTGCTGCGGGCCTTCGTCGCCCCGCTGCTGCTCGTCGCGACCGTGGTGCTGTCCTTCGCCGCCACCCTCGGCGTCTGCGCGCTGGTCTTCGAGTTCCTCTTCGACTTCGCCGGGGCCGACCCCTCGTTCCCGCTGTTCGCCTTCGTCTTCCTGGTGGCGCTGGGGATCGACTACAACATCTTCCTCATGACCCGGGTGCGGGAGGAGACCGCCCACCACGGCACCCGCGCGGGGACGCTGCGCGGGCTGGCCGTGACCGGCGGTGTCATCACCTCGGCCGGCGTCGTGCTCGCCGCGACCTTCGCCGCACTCGGCGTGCTGCCGCTGGTCTTCCTCGCAGAGCTCGGCTTCGCCGTCGCCTTCGGGGTCCTGCTCGACACCCTCGTCGTGCGGTCGCTGCTGGTGCCGGCTCTCGTCCACCAGCTGGGGGACAGGGTGTGGTGGCCCTTCGGGCCGCCGCGCCCGAGCGGCCACCGGCGCCCGGTGGAGCCGGCTCGCGAGCCGGTCGACGCCTGA
- the lipB gene encoding lipoyl(octanoyl) transferase LipB: MSDPLRLIREGHVAFAEAWARQRELHAARVADEAPDTVLLVEHDSVYTAGRRTAWYDRPTDGTEVVEVDRGGRITWHGPGQLVGYPILRLPDPVDVVAHVRRVEEVVIRACADLGLATDRVDGRSGVWVLGGDGAQDRKVAAIGCRVARGVTMHGFALNCDSDLSAFERIVPCGITDAGVTSLTRELGRRVSIEEALPVVERHLVDVMGQSVPGRRLATTG; the protein is encoded by the coding sequence GTGTCTGACCCCCTCCGACTCATCCGTGAAGGGCACGTCGCGTTCGCGGAGGCGTGGGCGCGCCAGCGCGAGCTGCACGCGGCCCGGGTCGCGGACGAGGCACCGGACACCGTGCTGCTCGTCGAGCACGACTCGGTCTACACGGCCGGGCGCCGCACCGCGTGGTACGACCGCCCGACCGACGGCACCGAGGTCGTCGAGGTCGACCGGGGCGGGCGGATCACCTGGCACGGCCCCGGCCAGCTCGTGGGCTACCCGATCCTGCGGCTGCCCGACCCGGTGGACGTGGTGGCCCACGTACGCCGGGTCGAGGAGGTCGTGATCCGGGCCTGCGCGGACCTCGGGCTCGCGACCGACCGCGTGGACGGGCGCAGCGGGGTATGGGTGCTCGGCGGGGACGGGGCGCAGGACCGCAAGGTCGCGGCCATCGGATGCCGGGTGGCCCGCGGGGTGACGATGCACGGGTTCGCCCTCAACTGCGACAGCGACCTCTCGGCCTTCGAGCGCATCGTGCCGTGCGGCATCACCGACGCCGGCGTGACGTCACTGACCCGGGAGCTCGGCCGCCGGGTGAGCATCGAGGAGGCGCTCCCGGTCGTCGAGCGCCACCTCGTCGACGTCATGGGGCAGTCGGTGCCCGGCAGACGGCTGGCCACCACCGGCTGA
- a CDS encoding DinB family protein, which yields MPANVRPVRDELDGLLAFLAQQRLTLRAACFGLTDEQARLTPTPSTLSVGGLVKHLADMESGWMRTMLGLPEVSDEGDAAATEAYDDGFRLRADETLAQVLDRYAEVAAQTERLVRAEESLDRPVPVPKGVPWFPQDVDAWSVRWVLLHLIQETARHAGHADIVREAVDGANAIELLAGLEGWPASDWVRPWEPAGV from the coding sequence ATGCCGGCCAACGTCCGACCCGTCCGCGACGAGCTCGACGGGCTGCTCGCCTTCCTCGCTCAGCAGCGGCTCACCCTGCGTGCGGCCTGCTTCGGGCTGACCGACGAGCAGGCCCGGCTCACGCCCACCCCGAGCACGCTGAGCGTGGGCGGGCTGGTCAAGCACCTCGCGGACATGGAGAGCGGCTGGATGCGCACCATGCTCGGGCTGCCCGAGGTCAGCGACGAGGGCGACGCGGCGGCCACGGAGGCCTACGACGACGGCTTCCGGCTGCGCGCCGACGAGACCCTTGCGCAGGTTCTCGACCGGTACGCCGAGGTGGCCGCACAGACCGAGCGCCTCGTCCGCGCGGAGGAGAGCCTGGACCGCCCGGTGCCGGTGCCGAAGGGCGTGCCGTGGTTCCCGCAGGACGTCGACGCCTGGTCCGTCCGTTGGGTCCTGCTCCACCTCATCCAGGAGACCGCCCGGCACGCCGGGCACGCCGACATCGTCCGCGAGGCCGTCGACGGGGCCAACGCCATCGAGCTGCTGGCCGGGCTCGAGGGGTGGCCGGCCAGCGACTGGGTGCGCCCGTGGGAGCCGGCCGGTGTGTGA
- the lipA gene encoding lipoyl synthase → MTAVAPDGRKLLRLEVRNAQTPIEKKPSWIKTTLRTGPEFTELKGLVRREGLHTVCEEAGCPNIYECWEDREATFLIGGDQCTRRCDFCQIDTGKPQALDRDEPRRVAESVRTMGLRYATVTGVARDDQPDGGAWLYAETVRQIHELNPGTGVEVLIPDFNGLPDQLGEVFAARPEVLAHNLETVPRVFKRIRPGFRYERSLDVLTQARAAGLVTKSNLILGLGETRDEVEEALRDLHAAGCDLVTITQYLRPSPRHHPVERWVKPEEFVELAAVAEQIGFAGVLSGPLVRSSYRAGRLYAQALERRAVPAQR, encoded by the coding sequence ATGACGGCGGTCGCACCCGATGGGCGCAAGCTGCTCCGACTCGAAGTCCGCAACGCGCAGACGCCGATCGAGAAGAAGCCGTCCTGGATCAAGACGACGCTGCGCACCGGCCCGGAGTTCACCGAGCTCAAGGGCCTGGTCCGGCGCGAGGGGCTGCACACCGTGTGCGAGGAGGCCGGCTGCCCCAACATCTACGAGTGCTGGGAGGACCGCGAGGCGACGTTCCTCATCGGCGGCGACCAGTGCACCCGACGCTGCGACTTCTGCCAGATCGACACGGGCAAGCCGCAGGCCCTCGACCGCGACGAGCCGCGGCGGGTGGCGGAGTCCGTCCGGACGATGGGGCTGCGGTACGCCACGGTGACCGGCGTCGCGCGTGACGACCAGCCCGACGGCGGGGCCTGGCTGTACGCCGAGACCGTGCGCCAGATCCACGAGCTCAACCCGGGCACCGGGGTCGAGGTGCTGATCCCGGACTTCAACGGCCTGCCCGACCAGCTCGGCGAGGTCTTCGCAGCCCGCCCCGAGGTGCTCGCGCACAACCTCGAGACCGTGCCGCGGGTGTTCAAGCGGATCCGCCCCGGCTTCCGCTACGAGCGCTCGCTCGACGTCCTGACCCAGGCGCGCGCCGCCGGGCTCGTGACCAAGTCCAACCTCATCCTCGGCCTGGGCGAGACCCGTGACGAGGTCGAGGAGGCGCTGCGCGACCTGCACGCCGCCGGCTGCGACCTCGTCACGATCACCCAGTACCTGCGCCCGAGCCCCCGGCACCACCCCGTCGAGCGCTGGGTGAAGCCGGAGGAGTTCGTCGAGCTGGCGGCGGTGGCCGAGCAGATCGGGTTCGCCGGCGTCCTCAGCGGGCCGCTGGTCCGCTCGTCCTACCGCGCCGGCCGGCTGTACGCCCAGGCGCTCGAGCGCCGGGCCGTGCCCGCCCAGCGCTGA
- a CDS encoding DUF4191 domain-containing protein, which translates to MASSSSQSAPPKPRKQRFGWVRQLSQAYKLTAKTDPLIGLLLAAVFLLVLAVFVAIGLWVDHPIYFTIVGLPFAVLAALILFGRRAQKAAYASAEGQPGAAAAVLQTLKRGWTVTPGVAVTRQQDIVHRATGRAGVVLVGEGSPARLGPLLAQERKKLGRVAPDVPVYDFQAGQEEGQLRLNELQRKVAKLPRTLSPGQVDEIEKRLAALGSLNLPIPKGPLPRNMRPPRSMR; encoded by the coding sequence ATGGCCAGCAGTTCTTCCCAGTCCGCTCCGCCCAAGCCCCGCAAGCAACGGTTCGGGTGGGTGCGACAGCTGTCGCAGGCCTACAAGCTCACGGCCAAGACCGACCCGCTGATCGGGCTGCTGCTGGCTGCGGTCTTCCTCCTCGTCCTGGCGGTCTTCGTCGCGATCGGCCTCTGGGTCGACCACCCGATCTACTTCACGATCGTCGGCCTGCCGTTCGCGGTGCTCGCGGCGCTCATCCTGTTCGGCCGGCGCGCGCAGAAGGCGGCGTACGCGTCGGCGGAGGGCCAGCCCGGCGCCGCGGCAGCGGTGCTGCAGACGCTCAAGCGCGGGTGGACCGTCACGCCCGGCGTCGCGGTCACCCGGCAGCAGGACATCGTCCACCGGGCGACCGGGCGCGCCGGCGTCGTCCTCGTCGGCGAGGGCTCCCCCGCGCGGCTCGGCCCGCTGCTCGCGCAGGAGCGCAAGAAGCTCGGCCGGGTCGCGCCCGACGTGCCGGTCTACGACTTCCAGGCCGGGCAGGAGGAGGGCCAGCTGCGCCTGAACGAGCTGCAGCGCAAGGTCGCCAAGCTGCCGCGCACCCTCTCCCCCGGCCAGGTCGACGAGATCGAGAAGCGGCTGGCCGCGCTCGGGTCGCTCAACCTGCCGATCCCGAAGGGGCCGCTGCCGCGCAACATGCGCCCCCCGCGCAGCATGCGCTGA
- a CDS encoding response regulator transcription factor, translated as MRGRVLVVDDDETVAGVVVDYLRRAGFDTVHAGDGPSALAAATPSTPGGAVDLVILDVMLPGLDGIEVCRRLRAVEPACPVIMLTALGEEEDRVLGLEVGADDYVTKPFSPRELVLRVESVLRRARPVPAQHPVGPLAGGPVEVDLQSRQAFRHGVELALTVREFDLLAHLLAHPDRAFSREELLAQVWGWTFGDQSTVTVHIRRLREKVEVDPSRPALIQTVWGVGYRWHASGAADPVPSDPVELAGPGQLAQA; from the coding sequence ATGCGGGGGCGTGTGCTGGTGGTGGACGACGACGAGACCGTCGCCGGCGTGGTCGTCGACTACCTGCGGCGCGCCGGCTTCGACACGGTGCATGCCGGCGACGGGCCCTCCGCGCTGGCAGCGGCGACGCCCTCCACCCCGGGCGGCGCGGTCGACCTCGTCATCCTCGACGTCATGCTGCCGGGCCTCGACGGCATCGAGGTCTGCCGTCGGCTGCGAGCCGTCGAGCCCGCGTGCCCCGTCATCATGCTGACCGCGCTCGGCGAGGAGGAGGACCGCGTCCTCGGCCTCGAGGTGGGCGCAGACGACTACGTCACCAAGCCGTTCAGCCCCCGCGAGCTGGTGCTGCGGGTGGAGTCCGTCCTGCGCCGGGCGCGCCCGGTACCGGCCCAGCATCCCGTCGGGCCGCTGGCCGGCGGCCCGGTCGAGGTCGACCTGCAGAGCCGGCAGGCCTTCCGGCACGGGGTGGAGCTGGCCCTGACCGTGCGCGAGTTCGACCTGCTCGCCCACCTGCTCGCCCACCCGGACCGCGCGTTCAGCCGGGAGGAGCTGCTGGCCCAGGTCTGGGGCTGGACCTTCGGGGACCAGTCGACGGTCACCGTCCACATCCGCCGGCTGCGCGAGAAGGTCGAGGTCGACCCGTCGCGCCCGGCCCTGATCCAGACGGTGTGGGGCGTGGGCTATCGCTGGCACGCCTCCGGAGCGGCCGATCCGGTCCCGAGCGACCCCGTCGAGCTGGCGGGGCCCGGCCAGCTCGCCCAGGCCTGA
- a CDS encoding sensor histidine kinase encodes MLSAYPSVLADPLANTYVCVAAYSALGAAAVALVSLAGSRLARRLSLRANLALVVLTTVLAVVAGTAFAVHKMVLTPQQMRVVLVVCAVSGLVAALVGLVLAHGVLLDARRVRELAAALAEAPQRRVPERARPLRTKELEQIAGELEQSARRLGEAAARERALEAARRDLVASVSHDLRTPLAGLRALVEALEDGLAEDPTPYVKSMRVEVDWLSRMVADLFELSRLQAGRTARRTDSLPVHDLVSDTIASAQPMAQALDVSLAGSAPPSLMVTGDAAALMRALANLVANAVRYTPAGGRVFVEAEQRGETAAISVSDTCGGIPAAHLPRVFDVGFRGDPARTPGADAGAGLGLAIVKGIAEAHGGTVSAANAADGCCFTLLLPLG; translated from the coding sequence GTGCTGTCCGCCTACCCCTCCGTGCTCGCGGACCCGCTGGCGAACACGTACGTCTGCGTCGCGGCCTACTCGGCCCTCGGCGCGGCGGCCGTCGCCCTCGTCAGCCTGGCCGGCAGCCGGCTGGCCCGCCGGCTGTCCCTGCGGGCGAACCTCGCCCTCGTCGTGCTCACCACCGTGCTCGCCGTCGTGGCGGGGACCGCGTTCGCCGTGCACAAGATGGTGCTCACGCCGCAGCAGATGCGGGTCGTCCTCGTGGTGTGCGCCGTCTCCGGCCTGGTCGCCGCGCTCGTCGGGCTCGTCCTGGCCCACGGCGTCCTGCTCGACGCACGTCGGGTCCGGGAGCTCGCGGCAGCGCTGGCCGAGGCACCGCAGCGGCGGGTGCCGGAGCGGGCACGGCCGCTGCGCACCAAGGAGCTGGAGCAGATCGCGGGCGAGCTGGAGCAGAGCGCGCGGCGGCTCGGCGAGGCGGCCGCGCGGGAGCGCGCCCTCGAGGCGGCCCGTCGCGACCTCGTCGCCTCGGTCTCGCACGACCTGCGCACACCGCTCGCCGGCCTGCGGGCGCTGGTCGAGGCGCTCGAGGACGGGCTGGCCGAGGACCCGACGCCGTACGTGAAGTCCATGCGCGTCGAGGTCGACTGGCTCTCCCGGATGGTGGCGGACCTGTTCGAGCTCTCCCGGCTGCAGGCCGGGCGCACCGCCCGACGGACGGACTCGCTGCCCGTCCACGACCTCGTGAGCGACACGATCGCCAGCGCCCAGCCGATGGCCCAGGCGCTGGACGTGAGCCTCGCCGGCTCTGCCCCGCCCTCGCTGATGGTCACCGGGGACGCCGCGGCGCTGATGCGCGCGCTGGCCAACCTCGTGGCCAACGCGGTCCGCTACACGCCGGCGGGCGGCCGTGTCTTCGTCGAGGCCGAGCAGCGGGGCGAGACGGCCGCGATCTCGGTCTCGGACACCTGCGGCGGCATCCCGGCGGCCCACCTGCCGCGCGTGTTCGACGTCGGGTTCCGAGGCGACCCGGCCCGCACGCCGGGGGCTGACGCCGGCGCCGGGCTCGGGCTGGCGATCGTCAAGGGGATCGCCGAGGCCCACGGCGGCACCGTGTCCGCGGCGAACGCGGCCGACGGCTGCTGCTTCACCCTCCTCCTCCCCCTGGGCTGA
- a CDS encoding VOC family protein: MPTRDTAWPPGTPCWVDYGAADLEAAKEFYAELLGWAYTGGEAEFGGYLDCRRGGRAAAGMGPQQDPSGPPTWTTYFATEDAAAACARVTSAGGTVLAGPVAIADLGAMAVALDPQGSVFGLWQAGRHIGAEIVNEPGSLVWNEAAVDDPVAAREFYTSVFGFGWEEVDELPGYATFAMDDGRPLGGLGGLTAGSPKGWATCFSVASADAAIAVAERRGATVTYPAEDTSFGRFAVLQDPWGASFCVMSEITGG, from the coding sequence ATGCCCACCCGTGACACCGCGTGGCCGCCCGGCACCCCGTGCTGGGTCGACTACGGCGCCGCCGACCTCGAGGCGGCCAAGGAGTTCTACGCCGAGCTGCTCGGCTGGGCCTACACCGGCGGCGAGGCCGAGTTCGGCGGCTACCTCGACTGCCGACGGGGCGGCCGGGCCGCGGCGGGCATGGGGCCGCAGCAGGACCCGTCGGGCCCGCCGACGTGGACGACGTACTTCGCCACCGAGGACGCGGCTGCCGCCTGCGCTCGCGTCACGTCAGCGGGCGGCACGGTGCTGGCCGGGCCGGTGGCCATCGCCGACTTGGGGGCGATGGCCGTGGCGCTCGACCCGCAGGGCAGCGTCTTCGGGCTGTGGCAGGCGGGCCGGCACATCGGCGCCGAGATCGTGAACGAGCCGGGCTCGCTGGTCTGGAACGAAGCCGCTGTCGACGACCCGGTGGCGGCCCGCGAGTTCTACACGTCGGTCTTCGGCTTCGGCTGGGAGGAGGTCGACGAGCTGCCGGGGTACGCGACCTTCGCGATGGACGACGGCCGGCCGCTCGGCGGGCTGGGCGGCCTGACCGCGGGCTCCCCCAAGGGCTGGGCCACGTGCTTCTCCGTGGCGTCCGCCGACGCGGCGATCGCGGTCGCCGAGCGTCGCGGGGCGACGGTGACCTACCCGGCCGAGGACACGTCCTTCGGCCGCTTCGCCGTCCTGCAGGACCCCTGGGGAGCCAGCTTCTGCGTGATGTCCGAGATCACCGGCGGCTGA
- a CDS encoding RDD family protein — MPSSLDRRTLGSWLNGPRATLEAEGVQLPPRGKRLGRPADGSGSVASFGRRLVALFVDWALALGLTRLATIGADVDGQAWDLLVLAVFAAMTWGTLAATGRTPGYQLLGLRLEMARPTEPRTVWGLRTAIRSLLLVLVVPAAVWDADGRGLHDKAAGTAVVRA; from the coding sequence ATGCCGTCGAGCCTGGACCGCCGCACGCTCGGATCGTGGCTCAACGGGCCGCGCGCCACGCTGGAGGCCGAGGGCGTCCAGCTCCCGCCGCGGGGCAAGCGGCTCGGGCGCCCTGCGGACGGCAGCGGCTCGGTGGCGAGCTTCGGGCGGCGCCTCGTCGCGCTCTTCGTCGACTGGGCCCTGGCGCTCGGCCTCACCCGCCTGGCCACCATCGGCGCGGACGTCGACGGTCAGGCCTGGGACCTGCTCGTGCTGGCGGTCTTCGCCGCGATGACCTGGGGCACGTTGGCGGCGACGGGGCGCACGCCCGGCTACCAGCTGCTCGGCCTGCGCCTGGAGATGGCCCGACCCACCGAGCCGCGCACGGTGTGGGGCCTGCGTACGGCCATCCGCAGCCTGCTGCTCGTGCTGGTCGTCCCGGCAGCGGTGTGGGACGCGGACGGCCGAGGGCTGCACGACAAGGCCGCCGGCACCGCCGTCGTCCGCGCGTAG
- the glnA gene encoding type I glutamate--ammonia ligase: MFNNADEVLRFIKDEGVKFVDVRFCDLPGVMQHFNVPADSVDESFFTDGQMFDGSSIRGFQAIHESDMKLMPDLDTAYVDPFRVQKTLNINMSIVDPYTGEAYSRDPRQIAAKAEAYLRGTGIADTAFFAPEAEFYIFDDIRFETKQNAGYYFIDSIEGAWNTGRVEEGGNRGHKTPYKGGYFPVPPVDHFADLRDAMVTELDNLGLQVERSHHEVGTAGQAEINYRFDTLLKSADKVMLFKYVIKNVAHAAGKTVTFMPKPIFGDNGSGMHCHQSLWKDGAPLFYDELGYGGLSDIARWYVGGLLHHAPSLLAFTNPSVNSYHRLVPGFEAPVNLVYSARNRSACIRIPVTGSNPKAKRIEFRVPDPSSNPYLAFAAMLMAGIDGIKNKIEPPTPVDKDLYELPPEEHAEIAQVPASLGEALDALEADHDYLTEGGVFTPDLIETWIAYKRANEIDPIRLRPHPHEFELYFDI; this comes from the coding sequence ATGTTCAACAACGCGGACGAGGTCCTGCGGTTCATCAAGGACGAGGGCGTCAAGTTCGTCGACGTCCGGTTCTGTGACCTGCCGGGCGTCATGCAGCACTTCAACGTGCCGGCGGACTCGGTGGACGAGTCGTTCTTCACCGACGGCCAGATGTTCGACGGGTCCTCGATCCGCGGCTTCCAGGCCATCCACGAGTCGGACATGAAGCTCATGCCGGACCTCGACACGGCGTACGTCGACCCGTTCCGCGTGCAGAAGACGCTCAACATCAACATGAGCATCGTCGACCCCTACACGGGTGAGGCCTACAGCCGCGACCCGCGCCAGATCGCGGCCAAGGCCGAGGCCTACCTGCGCGGCACCGGCATCGCCGACACCGCGTTCTTCGCCCCCGAGGCCGAGTTCTACATCTTCGACGACATCCGCTTCGAGACGAAGCAGAACGCCGGCTACTACTTCATCGACTCCATCGAAGGCGCCTGGAACACCGGGCGCGTCGAGGAGGGTGGCAACCGCGGCCACAAGACCCCCTACAAGGGCGGCTACTTCCCGGTCCCGCCGGTGGACCACTTCGCGGACCTGCGCGACGCGATGGTCACCGAGCTCGACAACCTCGGCCTGCAGGTCGAGCGCTCGCACCACGAGGTGGGCACAGCGGGGCAGGCGGAGATCAACTACCGCTTCGACACGCTGCTGAAGTCGGCCGACAAGGTCATGCTCTTCAAGTACGTCATCAAGAACGTCGCGCACGCCGCCGGCAAGACGGTGACGTTCATGCCGAAGCCGATCTTCGGCGACAACGGCTCGGGCATGCACTGCCACCAGTCGCTGTGGAAGGACGGCGCGCCGCTCTTCTACGACGAGCTCGGGTACGGCGGACTCTCGGACATCGCCCGCTGGTACGTCGGCGGCCTGCTGCACCACGCGCCGTCGCTGCTGGCGTTCACCAACCCGTCGGTGAACTCCTACCACCGCCTCGTCCCGGGCTTCGAGGCCCCGGTCAACCTGGTCTACTCGGCCCGCAACCGCTCCGCCTGCATCCGCATCCCGGTCACGGGGTCGAACCCGAAGGCGAAGCGCATCGAGTTCCGCGTGCCGGACCCGTCGAGCAACCCCTACCTCGCGTTCGCCGCCATGCTCATGGCCGGCATCGACGGCATCAAGAACAAGATCGAGCCGCCGACGCCCGTCGACAAGGACCTCTACGAGCTTCCCCCCGAGGAGCACGCCGAGATCGCCCAGGTCCCCGCCTCGCTCGGCGAGGCCCTGGACGCGCTCGAGGCCGACCACGACTACCTCACCGAGGGCGGCGTCTTCACGCCCGACCTCATCGAGACGTGGATCGCCTACAAGCGCGCCAACGAGATCGACCCGATCCGGCTGCGCCCGCACCCGCACGAGTTCGAGCTGTACTTCGACATCTAG